The proteins below come from a single Biomphalaria glabrata chromosome 10, xgBioGlab47.1, whole genome shotgun sequence genomic window:
- the LOC129928528 gene encoding uncharacterized protein LOC129928528 produces the protein MREDVSSDPGSHAAMREDVSSDPGSHAAMREDVSSDPGSHAAMREDVSSNPGSHAAMREDVSSDPGSHAAMREDVSSNPGSHAAMREDVSSNPGSHAAMREDVSSNPGSHAAMREDVSSNPGSHAAMREDVSSNPGSHAAMREDVSSNPGSHAAMREDVSSNPGSHAAMREDVSSNPGSHAAMREDVSSNPGSHAAMREDVSSNPGSHAAMREDVSSNPGSHAAMREDVSSNPGSHAAMREDVSSNPGSHAAMREDVSSNPGSHAAMREDVSSNPGSHAAMREDVSSDP, from the coding sequence ATGCGAGAGGATGTTTCGAGTGACCCGGGAAGTCATGCAGCAATGCGAGAGGATGTTTCGAGTGACCCGGGAAGTCATGCAGCAATGCGAGAGGATGTTTCGAGTGACCCGGGAAGTCATGCAGCAATGCGAGAGGATGTTTCGAGTAACCCGGGAAGTCATGCAGCAATGCGAGAGGATGTTTCGAGTGACCCGGGAAGTCATGCAGCAATGCGAGAGGATGTTTCGAGTAACCCGGGAAGTCATGCAGCAATGCGAGAGGATGTTTCGAGTAACCCGGGAAGTCATGCAGCAATGCGAGAGGATGTTTCGAGTAACCCGGGAAGTCATGCAGCAATGCGAGAGGATGTTTCGAGTAACCCGGGAAGTCATGCAGCAATGCGAGAGGATGTTTCGAGTAACCCGGGAAGTCATGCAGCAATGCGAGAGGATGTTTCGAGTAACCCGGGAAGTCATGCAGCAATGCGGGAGGATGTTTCGAGTAACCCGGGAAGTCATGCAGCAATGCGAGAGGATGTTTCGAGTAACCCGGGAAGTCATGCAGCAATGCGAGAGGATGTTTCGAGTAACCCGGGAAGTCATGCAGCAATGCGAGAGGATGTTTCGAGTAACCCGGGAAGTCATGCAGCAATGCGAGAGGATGTTTCGAGTAACCCGGGAAGTCATGCAGCAATGCGAGAGGATGTTTCGAGTAACCCGGGAAGTCATGCAGCAATGCGAGAGGATGTTTCGAGTAACCCGGGAAGTCATGCAGCAATGCGAGAGGATGTTTCGAGTAACCCGGGAAGTCATGCAGCAATGCGGGAGGATGTTTCGAGTAACCCGGGAAGTCATGCAGCAATGCGGGAGGATGTTTCGAGTGACCCGTGA